A single Cucumis melo cultivar AY chromosome 4, USDA_Cmelo_AY_1.0, whole genome shotgun sequence DNA region contains:
- the LOC103499220 gene encoding uncharacterized protein LOC103499220 gives MEEANEILKNNRIEDISWLCSLSESEVDLLISIKMLVLQRAKAIGHENLAEKFDLKTLRTIGFVLMEHLKGELRTSDVTDLSQSALNACNLLDSNLEKSLPIDEIMTSICLDRRKKPGKRPREKVDFEIQEE, from the exons ATGGAAGAGGCGAATGAAATTTTGAAGAATAACAGAATTGAAGATATCAGTTGGCTTTGTTCACTATCTGAATCTGAAGTT GACCTGCTGATTAGCATTAAAATGCTAGTTCTCCAACGTGCAAAAGCAATTGGTCATGAAAATTTAGCTGAGAAATTTGATTTGAAGACGCTACGTACTATTG GGTTTGTTTTGATGGAACATCTTAAAGGAGAACTTAGGACATCAGATGTTACGGATCTGTCTCAATCTGCCTTAAATGCGTGCAACTTGTTAGATAGCAATCTTGAGAAAAGTTTGCCAATTGATGAGATAATGACAAGTATCTGCTTAGACAGAAGGAAGAAACCGGGAAAAAG GCCGCGGGAAAAGGTTGATTTCGAGATACAAGAAGAATGA
- the LOC103499221 gene encoding uncharacterized protein LOC103499221 has protein sequence MKSMNLHQQNLDLRLSIGGPFNNLPEKLNGSDLESGVTDVNNRVDIRRRHGKRKREEDPNNNPPFKNRRGNFTNNVDLNKPDPPLQISYPYSSLQYVPFFNGYGYAYPCLVPYWPPDESPVGCRIVSDDGVSNKNSGSCGSSPVCSSSVVSDNHHHSSSSLEGGCSNSSNSSISMKHVKPKPCNKKFVEDESSQVKKSSSSSMENGKPPKPQIQTQNSVASFEQMPCVSTTGIGPNGTKIVTTGFLYRYSNLEVSILCVCHGRSFSPAEFVKHGGGGEVSHPLKHITVLPPNGFFPSSIR, from the exons ATGAAATCGATGAACCTACATCAACAAAACCTCGATTTACGCCTTTCCATCGGCGGACCTTTCAATAATTTACCGGAAAAGCTAAATGGGTCTGATCTAGAAAGCGGAGTTACGGATGTCAACAACAGAGTCGACATCCGCCGAAGACACGGGAAGAGGAAGCGAGAAGAAGATCCGAACAACAATCCGCCATTCAAGAATCGGAGAGGTAATTTTACGAACAATGTCGACCTTAACAAACCAGATCCTCCTCTGCAGATTTCATATCCTTATTCCTCGTTGCAATACGTTCCGTTTTTCAATGGCTATGGCTATGCCTACCCCTGTCTTGTTCCGTACTGGCCCCCCGATGAGTCTCCGGTGGGTTGCCGGATTGTTTCTGATGATGGGGTTTCGAATAAGAATTCTGGGTCCTGTGGATCTTCCCCAGTTTGTAGTTCCTCTGTTGTTTCTGATAATCATCACCATAGTTCTTCATCTCTTGAAG GTGGTTGTAGCAATTCAAGTAATTCATCAATATCTATGAAGCATGTTAAACCAAAGCCTTGTAATAAGAAATTTGTTGAAGATGAATCCTCTCAAGTGAAGAAATCTTCCTCATCTTCAATGGAGAATGGGAAACCTCCAAAGCCTCAAATCCAAACCCAGAATAGTGTGGCAAGTTTTGAGCAAATGCCTTGTGTTTCAACAACAGGGATTGGTCCTAATGGTACCAAAATCGTAACTACTGGCTTCTTGTATCGATACTCAAACTTGGAGGTTAGTATTTTGTGTGTCTGCCATGGACGATCCTTTTCGCCAGCCGAGTTCGTTAAGCACGGTGGCGGCGGAGAAGTTTCTCACCCTTTGAAACACATTACTGTTCTTCCACCTAATGGATTTTTCCCTTCTTCAATCAGATGA